The Micromonospora sp. Llam0 genome includes a window with the following:
- a CDS encoding type VII secretion target produces the protein MADELNVVTDALRVESRKWHRLSDSMMSVKLAAERLTLAPTAFYIGQVSGDVHSVAYDEFHAFLTKVLGEAATEFDEIGAVLRDLADRYDEADAVIALDLNDVYRR, from the coding sequence ATGGCCGACGAGCTGAACGTTGTCACCGACGCGCTGCGGGTCGAGAGCCGCAAGTGGCACCGTCTGTCCGACAGCATGATGAGTGTCAAGCTCGCCGCCGAGCGGTTGACGCTCGCTCCGACCGCGTTCTACATCGGCCAGGTCAGCGGCGACGTGCACTCCGTCGCGTACGACGAATTCCATGCCTTCCTGACCAAGGTGCTCGGCGAAGCCGCTACCGAGTTCGATGAGATCGGCGCGGTGCTGCGCGATTTGGCCGACCGCTACGACGAGGCCGACGCGGTCATCGCACTTGACCTCAACGACGTCTACCGCCGGTAG
- a CDS encoding RNA-guided endonuclease TnpB family protein, with protein MQLRYQFRVYPTPGQQIELAKAFGCARVVFNDGLRLRQTAHEQGLPYVSDAELSRRVITRARTTPERAWLGEVSAVVLQQALADLNTAYRNFFASITGGREGRTVAPPRFRSRKDNRQAIRFTRNSRFTVLDNGRLRLPKIGDLTVRWSRSLPSDPSSVTVIRDAAGRYFASFVVQTSEDEPLPPTDAEVGIDLGLTHFAVMSDGTKVAAPRFLRRAARRLKRLQQALSRKQRGSNRRGKAVVKVARAHARVADTRRDWQHKLSTTIIRENQAVYVEDLCVAGLGRTRLAKSVHDAGWSSFVAMLEYKSARYGRTFARVDRWLPSTRMCSDCGRINEKMALDVRSWVCPCGGLHDRDVNAAINIKAAGQADFNDRGARVGPGPVPAPRGETVTHQNTARVTRSVAGIAAD; from the coding sequence GTGCAGCTCCGGTACCAGTTCCGGGTCTATCCGACACCCGGCCAGCAGATCGAGCTGGCGAAGGCGTTCGGATGCGCCCGGGTGGTGTTCAACGACGGGCTGCGCCTCCGGCAGACCGCCCACGAGCAGGGTCTGCCGTACGTGTCGGACGCCGAGCTGTCCAGGCGGGTCATCACGCGGGCCAGGACGACTCCGGAGCGGGCGTGGCTGGGCGAGGTGTCGGCGGTGGTGTTGCAGCAGGCCCTCGCGGACCTGAACACCGCGTACCGCAACTTCTTCGCCTCGATCACGGGCGGGCGTGAAGGCCGCACGGTGGCGCCGCCGAGGTTCCGGTCCCGTAAGGACAACCGGCAGGCCATCCGTTTCACCCGTAACTCCCGGTTCACGGTGCTGGACAACGGCCGTCTGCGGCTGCCGAAGATCGGCGACCTCACGGTCCGCTGGTCCCGGTCGTTGCCGTCGGACCCGTCGTCCGTGACGGTCATCCGGGACGCGGCCGGTCGGTACTTCGCCTCGTTCGTCGTGCAGACCAGCGAGGACGAGCCGTTGCCGCCGACCGACGCCGAGGTGGGGATCGATCTGGGGCTGACGCACTTCGCGGTCATGTCGGACGGCACGAAGGTGGCCGCGCCGAGGTTCCTGCGCCGCGCGGCCCGCAGGCTCAAGCGGCTGCAGCAGGCCCTGTCGCGTAAACAGCGGGGCAGCAACCGCCGCGGGAAGGCTGTCGTGAAGGTCGCCAGGGCGCACGCCCGGGTGGCCGACACCCGGCGGGACTGGCAGCACAAGCTGTCCACGACGATCATCCGCGAGAATCAAGCGGTGTACGTCGAGGACCTGTGTGTCGCCGGTCTCGGCCGGACCCGGCTGGCGAAGTCCGTGCACGACGCCGGATGGTCGTCGTTCGTCGCCATGCTGGAGTACAAATCGGCGAGGTACGGGCGCACGTTCGCCCGGGTGGACCGGTGGCTCCCGTCCACCCGGATGTGCTCGGACTGCGGCCGGATCAACGAGAAGATGGCGCTGGACGTGCGGTCGTGGGTGTGTCCGTGTGGCGGTCTCCACGACCGGGACGTCAACGCGGCGATCAACATCAAGGCCGCCGGGCAGGCGGACTTCAACGACCGTGGAGCGCGGGTAGGACCGGGACCCGTCCCGGCACCGCGCGGTGAAACGGTAACCCACCAGAACACTGCGCGTGTCACGCGCAGCGTGGCTGGAATCGCCGCCGATTAG
- a CDS encoding S1 family peptidase produces MKKRLSGTRRGLLALATAATVGLASVATTSAPAAAAPMRADRTGEAVALVERLGDRSAGAYLDPASGRVVVAVTDEASAARVRAVGALPKLVRYSTAELKAVETGLVDRALVPGSAVSVDPVTNQVVIEIDTGVTGARLAQVRSAVARAGAAARIERLSGPLTTYDLRGGERISAGSSYCSAGIMMADYFTGDQHVVTAGHCTAAASTWSVGGSPLGTSWGTHYPGDDFGFIRSSGTVPLVGEIKVHSGTADVQNIGSVSQLLLNSYINRSGATTGARQGRLTAVNVSVRYTSGHVMTGMFKTTACAEPGDSGGPFYVSIPFIGTTAYGLTSGGSGNCSSGGVTYAQPLDEVRDSYPNLYVI; encoded by the coding sequence ATGAAGAAGCGACTCTCGGGCACCCGACGCGGCCTCCTCGCGCTCGCCACAGCCGCTACGGTCGGCCTCGCGTCGGTTGCCACCACCAGCGCGCCTGCGGCTGCGGCACCGATGCGCGCAGACCGCACCGGCGAGGCGGTGGCGCTGGTGGAACGCCTCGGTGACCGATCCGCTGGCGCCTACCTCGACCCGGCGAGTGGACGGGTGGTGGTGGCGGTGACCGACGAGGCGTCCGCAGCCCGGGTCCGCGCCGTCGGCGCGCTGCCGAAACTGGTGCGCTACAGCACGGCGGAACTGAAGGCGGTAGAGACCGGACTCGTCGACCGTGCCTTGGTGCCGGGCAGCGCGGTCTCCGTCGATCCGGTCACCAACCAGGTCGTGATCGAGATCGACACCGGCGTCACCGGTGCCCGGCTGGCGCAGGTCCGCAGCGCCGTCGCACGAGCCGGCGCCGCGGCCCGGATCGAACGGCTGTCCGGCCCGCTCACCACCTACGATCTGCGCGGCGGCGAGCGGATCAGCGCCGGCAGCAGCTACTGCTCCGCCGGGATCATGATGGCCGACTACTTCACCGGTGATCAGCACGTGGTCACCGCAGGTCACTGCACTGCCGCAGCCTCCACCTGGTCGGTCGGCGGCTCGCCGCTCGGGACCTCCTGGGGGACCCACTATCCGGGCGACGACTTCGGCTTCATCCGAAGCAGCGGCACCGTGCCGCTGGTCGGTGAGATAAAGGTGCATTCCGGCACGGCAGACGTGCAAAACATCGGGTCGGTGAGCCAGCTACTGCTGAACTCGTACATCAACCGCAGCGGGGCCACCACCGGCGCGAGGCAGGGCCGGCTCACCGCCGTGAACGTCAGCGTTCGATACACCAGCGGACACGTCATGACCGGCATGTTCAAGACGACAGCCTGCGCCGAACCGGGCGACAGTGGCGGACCGTTCTACGTGTCGATCCCGTTCATCGGCACCACCGCCTACGGCCTGACCTCCGGCGGCTCCGGCAACTGCAGCTCCGGCGGGGTGACCTACGCGCAGCCGCTGGACGAGGTGCGCGACAGCTACCCCAACCTGTACGTCATTTGA
- a CDS encoding HIT family protein: MNGCVFCRIIAGESPAWRVADSPAGVAFLDTRPVFPGHVLISPRPHVVTLTDLPPADLAGYFSLVQRVAAAVEAGLDAGGTFVAINNRVSQSVPHLHTHVVPRTRGDGLRGFFWPRRRYADDVEARRHAERVAAALPPEPDLP, encoded by the coding sequence GTGAACGGGTGCGTGTTCTGCCGGATCATCGCCGGGGAGTCCCCCGCGTGGCGGGTCGCCGACTCCCCCGCCGGGGTGGCCTTCCTGGACACCCGGCCGGTGTTCCCGGGCCACGTGCTGATCAGCCCGCGCCCGCATGTGGTCACCCTGACCGACCTGCCGCCGGCCGACCTGGCCGGGTACTTCTCACTGGTGCAGCGGGTCGCGGCGGCGGTCGAGGCCGGGCTCGACGCGGGCGGCACCTTCGTCGCGATCAACAACCGGGTGTCCCAGTCGGTGCCGCACCTGCACACCCATGTGGTGCCCCGGACCAGGGGCGACGGGCTGCGCGGCTTCTTCTGGCCGCGTCGGCGCTACGCCGACGACGTCGAGGCCCGACGGCACGCCGAACGGGTCGCCGCCGCGTTACCTCCCGAGCCCGATCTGCCGTGA
- the tnpA gene encoding IS200/IS605 family transposase, protein MAKLEVIRTDRHCVFAMHVHLVFVTKFRHTVFDDRHLTRMEPIMRDVRRDFEAELVEFNGGHDHVHLLVDHPPKVAVSRLVNSLKGVSSRRLRQEFPDLARHYHRANKLWSGSYFAGSVGGAPLSIVKQYIEQETGQVRALLGPWRPPSAGLHPRA, encoded by the coding sequence ATGGCAAAACTCGAGGTTATCCGTACCGACAGGCACTGCGTCTTCGCGATGCACGTCCACTTGGTTTTCGTGACGAAGTTCCGGCACACGGTGTTCGACGACCGGCACCTGACCCGCATGGAACCCATCATGCGGGACGTGCGCCGCGACTTCGAGGCCGAACTGGTCGAGTTCAACGGCGGCCACGACCACGTCCACCTGCTGGTCGACCACCCACCCAAAGTCGCCGTTTCCCGCCTGGTCAACTCACTCAAGGGCGTCTCGTCGCGCCGCCTGCGGCAGGAATTTCCCGACCTCGCACGCCACTACCACCGGGCCAACAAACTCTGGTCGGGCTCGTACTTCGCCGGCTCCGTCGGCGGCGCGCCACTGAGCATCGTGAAGCAGTACATCGAACAGGAAACCGGCCAGGTTAGAGCACTGCTCGGGCCCTGGCGGCCTCCCAGCGCGGGTCTTCACCCCCGGGCCTGA
- a CDS encoding endonuclease/exonuclease/phosphatase family protein, whose product MTALMAMIATGLAAGLAPGTATAGGPPAGGHGGVRFATFNASLNRGVDGGLVADLSTLGDRQAANVAEIIQRVRPDVLLINEFDHDAEGRAVELFQRNYLSRGQGGARPIHYPYRFSAPSNTGVPSGHDLNRDGTVGGPDDAYGFGLFPGQYGMAVYSRHPIDRRSLRTFQTFRWRDMPGALLPDDPDTPEPADWYSPEALADVRLSSKSHWDVPVRIGRHTVHLLASHPTPPVFDGPEDRNGRRNHDEIRFWADYVSPARSGYIYDDRGRRGGLRPGARFVIAGDLNSDPYDGDSIPGSAQQVTGHPLVDDRRPPTSAGGPAASQRQGGANLTHESDPRYDTADFADGTPGNLRVDYLLPSRRLRTAGSGVFWPTPDDPLFRLVGDYDPTLPGGFPTSDHRLVWLDLRC is encoded by the coding sequence GTGACCGCTCTGATGGCGATGATCGCCACCGGTCTGGCGGCAGGCCTGGCACCCGGGACGGCGACGGCTGGCGGCCCACCGGCCGGTGGGCACGGCGGCGTCCGGTTCGCCACCTTCAACGCCTCGCTCAACCGGGGCGTCGACGGCGGCCTGGTGGCCGACCTGTCCACCCTGGGCGACCGGCAGGCCGCCAACGTCGCCGAGATCATCCAGCGGGTCCGCCCCGACGTGCTGCTGATCAACGAGTTCGACCACGACGCCGAGGGGCGGGCCGTCGAGCTGTTCCAGCGCAACTACCTGTCCCGCGGCCAGGGCGGGGCCAGGCCGATCCACTACCCGTACCGGTTCAGCGCCCCGTCGAACACCGGCGTGCCGTCCGGGCACGACCTCAACCGCGACGGTACGGTCGGCGGCCCGGACGACGCGTACGGCTTCGGGCTGTTCCCCGGCCAGTACGGCATGGCGGTCTACTCGCGTCACCCGATCGACCGGCGATCGCTGCGCACCTTCCAGACGTTCCGCTGGCGCGACATGCCGGGGGCGCTGCTGCCGGACGACCCGGACACCCCGGAGCCCGCCGACTGGTACTCCCCCGAGGCCCTCGCGGACGTCCGGCTGTCGTCGAAGAGCCACTGGGACGTGCCGGTGCGGATCGGCCGGCACACCGTGCATCTGCTGGCCAGCCACCCCACGCCGCCGGTGTTCGACGGCCCGGAGGACCGCAACGGCCGGCGCAACCACGACGAGATCCGGTTCTGGGCCGACTACGTCTCGCCGGCCCGGTCCGGCTACATCTACGACGACCGGGGCCGCCGTGGCGGGCTGCGCCCGGGTGCCCGGTTCGTCATCGCCGGTGACCTCAACTCCGACCCGTACGACGGCGACAGCATCCCGGGATCGGCCCAGCAGGTCACCGGGCATCCGTTGGTCGACGACCGGCGGCCGCCGACCAGCGCCGGCGGGCCGGCGGCCAGCCAGCGCCAGGGCGGGGCGAACCTGACCCACGAGAGCGACCCCCGCTACGACACCGCCGACTTCGCCGACGGTACGCCCGGCAACCTGCGGGTCGACTACCTGCTGCCCAGCCGCCGACTGCGCACGGCGGGCAGCGGGGTGTTCTGGCCGACGCCGGACGATCCACTGTTCCGGCTGGTCGGCGACTACGACCCGACGCTGCCCGGCGGGTTCCCGACCTCGGACCACCGGCTGGTCTGGCTCGATTTGCGCTGCTGA
- a CDS encoding DUF305 domain-containing protein, giving the protein MNRSYLRLGAALMLSFVVMLLLTYSMIWTIDDFYLNLSNTYMALMMVAPMGAIMLGVMWMMFGNRTLNVILAVGFVVLFGVAFYFGRQESFIGNEQFLKSMIPHHSRAILVCERSDITDPEIIELCGQIVETQQEEIDQMKQILQRYE; this is encoded by the coding sequence ATGAACCGGAGCTACCTGCGGCTGGGCGCCGCGTTGATGCTGAGTTTCGTGGTGATGCTGCTGCTGACGTACTCGATGATCTGGACCATCGACGATTTCTACCTCAACCTCAGCAACACCTACATGGCGTTGATGATGGTCGCCCCGATGGGGGCGATCATGCTCGGGGTGATGTGGATGATGTTCGGCAACCGTACGCTGAACGTGATCCTGGCGGTCGGGTTCGTCGTCCTGTTCGGGGTGGCGTTCTACTTCGGCCGGCAGGAGAGCTTCATCGGCAACGAACAGTTCCTCAAGTCGATGATCCCGCACCACTCGCGGGCGATCCTGGTCTGCGAGCGGTCGGACATCACCGACCCGGAGATCATCGAGCTGTGTGGACAGATTGTCGAGACGCAGCAGGAGGAGATCGACCAGATGAAGCAGATCCTACAGCGGTACGAATGA
- the pyk gene encoding pyruvate kinase, whose protein sequence is MGVTRRAKIVCTLGPATASPERIRGLVEAGMDVARLNFSHGSHEDHQQVYQLVREAAQASGRAVAVLADLQGPKIRLGRFADGPHEWRTGDSVVITSDDILGSRERVSCTYRKLPQEVRPGDRLLIDDGKVAVEVSAVDGNDIRVLVVEGGPVSNNKGISLPNVAVSVPALSDKDIDDLRFALGLGADFVALSFVRSPEDIKLVHAIMDEEGIRRPVLAKVEKPEAVTHLEAIVDAFDGVMVARGDLGVELPLDEVPLVQKRAVQLCRENAKPVIVATQMLDSMIENSRPTRAEASDVANAVLDGTDAVMLSGETSVGKYPVLTVSTMAKIVVTTEQGSISVPRLQHDPRTHGGALTSAASQIARAIGAKAMVAFTQTGDTVRRLSRLQCELPLLAFTPVAEVRDQLALSWGVETFLMPFVQHTDDMFRQVDQALLGLGRANPGEYVVIVAGSPVGTPGSTNTLRVHQLGSLVDAAAARALQ, encoded by the coding sequence ATGGGCGTGACACGCCGCGCAAAGATCGTTTGTACGCTTGGCCCCGCGACCGCGTCCCCGGAGCGTATCCGTGGGCTCGTCGAGGCGGGCATGGACGTGGCCCGGCTGAACTTCAGCCACGGCAGCCACGAGGACCACCAGCAGGTGTACCAGCTGGTCCGGGAGGCAGCCCAGGCTTCCGGCCGGGCGGTCGCCGTGCTGGCCGACCTGCAGGGCCCCAAGATCCGTCTCGGCCGGTTCGCCGACGGGCCGCACGAGTGGCGCACCGGCGACTCGGTCGTCATCACCAGCGACGACATCCTCGGCAGCCGGGAACGGGTCTCCTGCACCTACCGCAAGCTGCCCCAGGAGGTTCGCCCCGGGGACCGGCTGCTGATTGACGACGGCAAGGTGGCCGTCGAGGTCAGCGCGGTGGACGGCAACGACATCCGGGTGCTGGTCGTCGAGGGCGGGCCGGTCTCCAACAACAAGGGCATCTCGCTGCCGAACGTCGCGGTCAGCGTCCCGGCCCTGTCGGACAAGGACATCGACGACCTGCGGTTCGCGCTCGGCCTGGGCGCCGACTTCGTCGCCCTGTCGTTCGTCCGGTCGCCCGAGGACATCAAGCTGGTCCACGCGATCATGGACGAGGAGGGGATCCGCCGACCCGTCCTGGCCAAGGTCGAGAAGCCGGAGGCGGTCACCCACCTGGAGGCGATCGTCGACGCCTTCGACGGGGTGATGGTGGCCCGGGGCGACCTCGGCGTCGAGCTGCCGCTCGACGAGGTGCCGCTGGTGCAGAAGCGGGCGGTGCAGTTGTGCCGGGAGAACGCCAAGCCGGTCATCGTCGCCACCCAGATGCTCGACTCGATGATCGAGAATTCGCGGCCGACCCGTGCGGAGGCCTCCGACGTGGCCAACGCGGTGCTCGACGGCACCGACGCGGTGATGCTCTCCGGCGAGACCAGCGTCGGCAAGTACCCAGTGCTGACGGTCAGCACCATGGCCAAGATCGTCGTGACGACCGAGCAGGGCTCGATCTCGGTGCCCCGGTTGCAGCACGACCCCCGTACCCACGGCGGTGCGCTCACCTCGGCCGCGTCGCAGATCGCCCGGGCGATCGGCGCCAAGGCGATGGTCGCCTTCACCCAGACCGGTGACACCGTGCGCCGGCTTTCCCGGTTGCAGTGCGAGCTGCCGCTGCTCGCCTTCACCCCGGTCGCCGAGGTACGCGACCAGCTCGCCCTCTCCTGGGGGGTGGAGACCTTCCTGATGCCGTTCGTGCAGCACACCGACGACATGTTCCGCCAGGTCGACCAGGCGCTGCTCGGCCTCGGCCGGGCTAACCCCGGCGAGTACGTGGTGATCGTCGCCGGTAGCCCGGTCGGCACCCCGGGCTCCACCAACACGCTGCGGGTGCACCAGCTCGGCAGCCTCGTCGACGCCGCAGCGGCCCGGGCGTTGCAGTGA